The Deinococcus aquaticus genomic interval CCCGCGTACTGCACCCCACCCTGCCGCTGTACCGCAGCCTGATCGGCCGTCACGCGCTGGTCACCGCGCCCAGCGACACCGGCCTGCAGATGGTCATCGGGGACCGCAGCATCATGCGCATGTGACGCTGGCCGATGGCTGATGGCGCAGGCCAGACCGCAGCGCGCAGAGAACACAGGCGGCCCGTGCCGACCCTCAACCCTCCCCCATCCGGCACACACCCGCCCGCGCCCGGCCCCGGCGTACGCTGGGCGGCATGACACAACGCGATGGACAGGGCGACGGACCGCAGGCGGACACCGCAGCTTCCGGGGGCGACCTGCCGGTCAATGCCAGGGGCGAGGTGCTGATCAGCGGCCTGGATACCGGACCGCTGACGCAGGAGCGCGAGAACGTCTCGCCGACCGATCAGCTCGCCCGGTTCCAGCCGGCGCACCCCAACCGCGAACCCACCGACGAGGACGGCTGAACCGACGCCAGCACCGGCCCTTCCCCCGGCCGGACGCCCCGCTGCGCTAGAATGCTCCCTGCACGCGCCCCCGACCCCCAGGGACCCGGTGGGCGCAGTTTCACGTAAGGAGTGTTCAACATGGCCGGTCACAGCAAATGGTCGCAGATCAAGCGCAAAAAAGGCGCGAACGACAAGAAACGCAGCGCGATGTACTCCAAGCACATCCGCGCCATTCAGGCGGCCGTCCGTTCCGGCGGCACCGGTGACCCCAGCGGGAACCTCAGCCTGAAAAACGCCATCGCCGCCGCCAAGAGCGACACGGTCCCGGTCGACAACATCGAGAACGCCATCAAACGCGCCGTCGGGGCCGGTGAAGGCGCCGCCGAATTCAAGGAAGTCACGTACGAGGGGTACGGCCCCGGCGGAACGGCCCTGCTGATCGAGGCGCTGACCGACAACGTGAACCGCACCGTCGCCGACATCCGCGCCGTGTTCAACAAGCGCGGCGGCAGTCTGGGCACCAGCGGCAGCGTCGCGTGGCAGTTCGAGAAGAAAGGCGTGATCCTCCTGACCGACACCAGCGAACAGGCGCAGGAAACCGCCATCGAGCACGGCGCCGAAGACATCCAGGAATCCGAGGAAGGTCTGGCCATCAGCACCGGCCCCAACGACCTGTACGCCGTGCAGGACGCCCTGAGCGCCGCCGGGTTCAGCATCGAGAACGCCCAGGTGGACATGATCCCCAGCAACACTGTCGCCGTCGCCGGTGACGACGCCCGCAAACTGCTCGTCCTGATCGACGTCCTCGAAGAACTCGACGACGTGCAGAACGTCTACAGCAACGCCGACCTCCCCGACGACGAGGAATAAAGGTCGACAGTAGAAGGTTGATGGGTGATGGAGGGTATGACCTCCATCACCCATCAACTGTTAACCATCAACCCTCACAGCACCAGGGCCTGTGCGTTCCCGCCGAGGCGGTCCCAGAGGGTGAAGGCAGCGCGTGCGCCGGGGCGGATGATGCCCTCGTCGTTCCAGCCGGCGGCCAGAGCGGGGCCGCGCGTGTGGGCGTGCAGGACGTCGTGTTCGGTCAGGGCCTCACTGGGCGCGACGCGGACGCCGCTGTCGTCCACGCGGGTGATGGCGGCGGCGAAGTTCGCGCGGTACTCGGGTGGCGCGACCGGGGCGTCGCTGCCGAACGCGAGGACCGCCCCGGCGTCCCGTAGTGACCGGAAGGCGTAACTGAGGTGTTCGAGGTGCGGCATGAGTTCGCGGATCATGGGGCCGTCTGCCTGGAGGTGGATGGGCTGCACGCTGGCGGTCAGGCCCCGGAAGCGCGGGACGTCCTCGGCGCGCAGGTGCTGGGCGTGCTCAACGCGCAGGCGGATGCCGCGCGCCTCGGCGTGGGGGCGCAGGCGGTCGTAGGCGTTCAGGACCTCGGTGTTCGCGCGGTCCCCGATAGCGTGCGTGACGGGGGTCAGGCCCAGTTCGATGGCCTCGCGGCCCAGGTCCGCGATGAGTTCCGGCGGGTCCAGCGGCATGCCGGTGCCCGAGCCGTCTGCGAAACCGGGCGCGTGCAGCCACGCGGTGCGGCTGCCGAGCGCGCCGTCCGCGAAGAACTTAACGCCTCCCCACTGGAACAGTCCGCCGGGCGTGCGGTTCAGGCCCAGGGCGCGGGCGTGCCCGAGGCGGTCGTGCGGCAGGCACGCCCACACCCGCAATGGCAGTTCGTCCTGCTGCGCGAGGGTCTGGAGGGCGCGGGGCGCCTCGACCGGCTCGAAAGCCATGGTGTGCGCGCTCACGTAACCGCGCGCGGCCAGATCGTCCGCTCCGGCGCGGGCCGCCGCGAGGTACTGCGCGTCACTGGGGGCCGGAATGGCGCGGGCCACGAGGTCAGACGCGCTTTCCAGCAGGCAACCCAGCGGCCGCACGATCCGTCCACCCTGCGGGTCTGGCGTGTCGTCCGTAACGCCCGCCAGTCTCAGCGCGGCGCTGTTCGCCCAGCTCAGGTGCAGGTCCCGCGAGTACAGCATGACCGGATGGTGCGGGCTGACCTCGTCCAGCAGCGCCGCCGACGGGTACCCGCTCAGGCCCAGTTCCGAGAGCAGGAACCCCCCGCCGCGAATCCAGGTGCCGGGCGGCGTGTTCATCACGCGCTGCGCCACGCGGGCCTGCACCTCCGCGACACTCCGCGCGCCGTGCAGTGGCACCTCCGAGAGCGAGAACCCGTACGTGACCAGATGAATGTGCGCCTCCGCCAGCCCCGGCGTGAGCAGCAGGTCCCGGTGATCGAGCACCTGCGCGCCCGGCGCCAGCGCCGCCAGTTCCTCGCGCGACCCGGCCGCCAGAACCCGCCCGCCCCCCACCAGCACGGCCTGCACCTCCGGCCGGGCGTCATCGAGCGTCAGGGTCCGGGCGTGAATCACGGTCAGCGGGTGCGTCATGCCCGACAGCCTACGGCACACGCCCCTGCACCCGCCCCGCACGCACGGAACGCCGCGCCAGCGCGTCCAGCCAGTCAAAACACCCACCCTGCCGGGTGTACCGCGCCGCGCCTGCGCCCCCAGTTGGCCCGCCGTCCTGTTAAACTGAGCGGCATGCCCCGCATCCTCGTGGTGGACGACGACTCTGCCATCCTCAAACTCGTCAGCGTGATCCTCTCCCGCGCCGGGCATGAGGTTCGCACCAGCACCCATCCCGTCGAAGCCCTCGACCTGCTGAAAGTCTTCACGCCGGACCTCGTGATCAGCGACGTCGTCATGCCCTACATGACCGGCCTGGAATTCCTGGAGAAACTCCGCGCGCACGAGCAACTGTCCGCCATTCCGTTCATGCTGCTCTCCAGCCACGCCGAACGCGGCGACGTGCGGCGCGGCATGAACCTCGGCGCGGACGACTACCTGCCCAAACCCTTCACGCCCCAGGACCTGACCACCGCCATCGACGCAAGGCTGCGCCGCGCCGGACTGACCCTGCAAGGCGAAAGCGGCATGCAGGCCAAGGGCCTCGGCACCGCGCAGGTCATGTGGCAGGGCAGCGCCGTCTCCTGGGTCAGCCGCAAGGCCCTCGAACTGTTCTTCTACCTGCTGGAACACAAGGAAGTCACCAGCTGGGAAGCCGCCGAGGCCCTGTGGCCCGAAAAGGACGAGGCGCGCGCCAGCAGCCTGTTCCACACCACCCTGCACCGCCTGCGCCGCAGCCTGAGCAACGAAGCCGTCGTCAGCGCCAACCGCCGCTACGCGCTGGCCAGCGACCTGAACCCCGAATACGACGTGCAACGCTTCGAACTGCTCGCCGCGCAGGCCGAACAGGGCAGCCTCGGCCTTGAGGAACTCCGGGAACTCGTCACGCAGTACGGACACTTCCTGCCCGGCACCGACAGCCCCTGGGCCGACGACGTCCGCTCCCGCCTCGAACAGAAACAACTCAGCCTGCTCGGCGTGGCCGCCCGCGCCGCCACCGAAGCCGGACGCGACCGCGACGCCGCCCAGTTCCACCAGCGCGCCCTGGCCCTCGACCCCATGAGCGAACTCGACTGGCAAGGCCTCGCCCGCGCCCTCGACACCATCGGCGACCCCCGCGCCCGCCTCGCCGCGCAACGCGAAGCATGGTGGGCCGTCGACCTCGACTGAACCAGCCCCCAGAGAACAGGCCCGGCCGCCCACGCGCCGGGCCTGCCTCATTTGCGCCGCGCGACACCCAGACCACCCGGTACGCTAGGTGAACCGGAGGTCACATGTTCGATACCAGAGAGCCAAAGACCGGCAAAGCGCCCCAATCCAAAACCCCCGCCCCGGCACCCGCACCACGCCCACTCAAGACAGGCACCCAGACCTGGCAACGCACCTTCCGCGGCACCGGCAACGGCATCACCTTCCAACTACGTATCATCCGCAAACCCAACGGCCACCTCACCGCCCGTTACCAGGCCACCCCTGGCCAGGGCAGCGGGTGGCACCTTGAAGGACAACTCCGCGACGACAACACCTTCACCCTGAAAGGCACCCAGAACAAAGCCGAATTTCAGGGAAAAATCAGCCCCGACGGCAAAGCTGTCACCAGTAGCTTCACAAACACCACGACCAAAGACACATTCACAGTCTCAGAAATGACGTTACGCATGGCTGCTTGGGTAAAGCCAGCCCAAAATCAACAAAGCAACAGCGCATCTTCGGACATAAGTTCCGAACAGGCCAACAGCAGTGCGATAGATTGGGAGCAAACACTGACCCCAGCGATGCGCAAGAAGCTCCCAGCCCTATCCGAGCCCAAATTTTTAGATCAATTAGATGAAATGTGCAAAAGAATCGGAATTCCAAGCGATCTATTATTAGCAGTTATGACTTTTGAATCAGCAGACCATAATCATGGCACACGAGGACTAGACTCAAAGGCCGATAATGGGCTGGGCTATTATGGCCTGATTCAGTTTGGCCCAGAGGCGGCCAAAGATTTTGGCCTTGTGTCCGCCAAAGACTTCCAAAAAATGAGCGCTACCGAGCAATTGCCTTATGTAGAAAAATTTTTGAAAACCCACGGGGTACCTCAGGCCGTTGCAAAAGCCAAGGCAGAAAACAGAAATATCACTCTTGAAGAAATATATATGAGCATCTTGGGCGGCAATGCGAATAAAGCCTATAGTTCCGTATGGAAAACTAAAGCTTCAAGCCCTAAGGGCTACAAGAACAATAGCGGACTAGATTCAAACGGCGATTTTGCCATAACTCCCACAGAAGCCGCAGATGCCGTGCGGCTTCACTGGAGAGAGGTTTACGGAAACAATATAGACGAACGGAGCAGACACCTCGAAAGACAATGGTACACCGCCCGCCATCCAGATACAAACAGAGACGAGAGGAGATGGAGGGCAGCATACCATTCTGAAATTTTCTCAGATAAGCTGAACAATACATTCAACAACCAGCAGTCAGGCCAGCAGGATCAGAATTCGAATACATCTGGAAACCAGCAAAATCAGATTCAAAATTCCCAGCAATCCGGCATAGTCAAAGACACCAGCGCCGAAAGAAAAAGAACCATACGCGCTAACAAGGATTGGGGAGCCGAAATCGGTTCGCTTGATGGAGTCAAGGCATATTACAATGACGGAGTGCAATCGCCAGAGGAAAGCGCGTCCGGGAATCGAAATTATTCAAAGGATGGCTATAAGTATGAGTATGGCCTGAAATGGCAATGTGTAGAATTTGTCAGGCGCTACTACTACGATAGACTAGGTGTTGAATTTGTCCCCAGATCGGGCAATGCAGAAGATTATTTTGATAAGAATACTCCGAATGGCAACGTTAATACCCGAAGAAAACTAAACCAGTTTAAGATAGGATCCACAGAAAAGCCAAAATATCAGGATTTGATCATCTTCGGCCCTAATCCATTTTCTTCCGTTGGGCATGTAGCGATCGTATCAAGTGCCTCTGAAGACAATTTCACCATAGCGCAACAGAATGTAGGCGCGAAGTTTACAGATACAATAGGCCTGGAGCATAATTCAGTTGCCGGCAAGAAAATCTACAAGATATCTCAATCTTATAGTTCTCTGAATGTAATGGGATGGCTAAGGAAATGAAACGCACTATACTGCTAGCTTTTTTAATAATTTCTTGCTCAAGCTCTGGGTCTTCAACAGATAAGTCCATAGCCTCAAGCGCATTTTGCGCAAACTATAAATGTATACTCACGGGCAGCACAGACGGGATATACAGGTATAGAATGGACAATCAGGGTATCACAAAAAATACGCAGCTATTTATGAATTCCAACAAAAACTATCCCAATAGATACAGCATCCTTCTTGGCGAAGGGAGTCTATTGTATGGCCCAAGTCCGAATGACTGTAAAATGATCGACCTATTTTATAAATTCTATGGCCTGAGTAATCTGAAAATTAAGAGTGATCTTTTTGCCGCGAACGCATTAGTAGAGAATAGAGTCGTAGATTATGCAAAAATAAGAGATTTTAAATCCGGCGGAATTCAGCTGGTGGCATACATTCGAAGCTCACCAGACCCAAGTATGAAGCCGGAAAAAGGCCGTTTAGAGTTCGGCATTATACCAAAAACGCAATATCCCCCATCGAAATAAGATCTAAACTTAAAGGGCGCAATGTCAAATATTCACATGCTGCGCGCCTGAACTCCTCTTGCTTGCGCCTGGGCGTTCTGCCTGGGCGCTTTTGTCTGCCTGGGGGGGCCAGTCGGCAGGTCCGGCAGCCGGTTGCGCGGGGTGTCCGTGCTGGGTGGGCGCGCTAGACTTTGCGGTATGACTGGTCCGCTTTCTACCGCACAGATTCGCGAGAAGTACCTGCAGTTCTTCCAGAGTAAGGGGCACCTGCACCTGCCGAGTTACAGCACGGTCGCGCCGGATCCGACGACGCTGTTCACGGTGGCGGGCATGCAGCCGTTCAAGGAGCAGTTCATGGGTGCGCCGGCCGTGTTTGATGGCGTGGCGAGTAAGCGCGTGACGACGGCGCAGAAGTGCGTGCGGGTGGGCGATATCGAGAACGTGGGGCGCACGCGGCGGCACCTGAGCCTGTTCGAGATGATGGGGAACTTCAGTTTCGGGGATTACTTCAAGCGGGACGCGATTCACTGGGCGTGGGAGTTCCTGACGGGCGCCGAGTGGATGGGCATGGACGGCAGCAAGCTGTACGTGACGATCTACGAGGATGACGATGAGGCGTTCATGTACTGGACGCAGGAGATCGGGATTGATCCGGGTCACGTGCACCGCTTCGGGGCGGATGAGAACTTCTGGCCGGCGGACGCGCCGAAGGAAGGGCCGAACGGGCCGTGCGGGCCGTGCAGCGAGATCTTCTACGACCGTGGCCCGAAGTACGGGGATGACAGCTGGGCGGATTACGCGGTGACGCGTGAGAGCGCGCGTTTCCTGGAGATCTGGAATCTGGTGTTCCCGCAGTTCGACCGGCAGGAGCCGCTGGCGGACGGGACGCCCGTGCTGCGGGACCTGCCGTTCAAGAACATCGATACCGGCATGGGGCTGGAGCGCGTGGCGAGCGTGGTGCAGGATGTGCCGGACTTCTACAGTAACGACGTGTTCCTGCCGATCGTGACGCGCGTGGCGGAACTGAGCGGGCAGCCGTACGAGGGTGAGGTGAGTGTGTCTCACCGCGTGGTGGCCGAGCATATCCGCTCGGTGAGCATGGTGATCGCGGACGGCAGCGTGCCCAGCAACACGGGGCGCGGGTACGTGGTCCGCAAGATCCTGCGCCGCGCGTGCCGTCACGCGTACCTGCTGGGCCTGCGTGAGCCGAGCCTATTCCGGCTGGTGCCGCTGGTGGCGGACGCAATGGGCGGCGCGTACCCGGAACTGCGGGAGAACCTCGCGAAGATCGAGGCGACCGTGAAGGCCGAGGAGGAGAGCTTCCTGCGGACGCTGGAGGGCGGCATTCAGCGCCTGGGTAAGCTGATGAGCGGTATGGAGAAGGGCGCGACGCTGTCCGGTAACGACGCGTTCATCCTGTACGACACCTACGGGTTCCCGGTGGACCTGACCAAGGAGATCGCCGAGGAGTACGGGATCAGCGTGGATGAGGCCGGGTACGCGGAGAGCCTGGAGAACGCGCAGAACCTTGCGCGGGCGGGCAGCAAGTACGGCAAGAGCGAGCTGTTCGGCGGGAATATGGAGGCGCTGGACGGCCTCTCCCCCACCGTGTTCGTCGGGTATGACGACCTTCAGGCCGACGGTGAGGTCGTGGCGCTGGTCGGTGCGGGCGAGCGCCTGACTCACCTGAGCGCCGGGAGCGAGGCGACGGTGGTGCTGTCGCGCACGCCGTTCTACGCCGAGGGTGGCGGCGAGGTGGGCGACACCGGGCGCATCGAGTGGGACGGGGGCAGCGCTGGCAAGGGCTGGGGCATCGTGCGCGACACCCGCAAGACGCCGCAGGGTGTGTTCCTGCACGACGTGCTGGTCGAGTCCGGCGAACTGAAGGAAGGCGTGAGCGTGCGCGCCGTCGTGTCGGGCGAGCGGCAGGCCATCCAGCGGCACCACACGGCCACGCACCTGTTGCAGTCGGCGCTGCGGGCCGTGCTGGGGAGCGGCGTGCAGCAGAAAGGCTCGCTGGTCGCCGCTGACCGTCTGCGCTTCGACTTCTCGCACGGCGCGGCACTGAGTGCCGACGAGATCGCGGCCGTGGAAACCCTGGTGAGCCGCTGGGTGAGCGCGAACTTCGCTGTCACGTGGCAGGAGATGCCGATTGCGGACGCGAAGGCGGCGGGCGCGACCGCGCTGTTCGGCGAGAAGTACGGTGAGACGGTGCGCGTGGTCCGCGTGGGCGGCAGCGTGGAGTACGCCGGGCAGACGGTCAGCTCCATGGAACTGTGCGGCGGCGCGCACGTGACCCGCACCGGCGACATCGGCGCGTTCGTGATCCTGGGTGACGAGAACGTGGCCGCCGGGGTGCGCCGCGTGGAAGCCCTAGCGGGCGAGCAGGCCACCGCGTGGGTGCGTGACCGCCTCAACGCCACGGCGAGGGCTGCCGCGCTGCTGAACACCAGCCCCGACGGCCTGGAAGCCCGCGTGACCGGCCTCCAGACGCAGCTGAAGGCGGCCGAGAAGGAAACCGTGACCGTCCGCCGTCAACTGGCCGAGGCGCAGATGGGCGGCGGCGCCGGCGGGGCCGCGCAGACCCGCGAGCTGGGCGGCTTCAAGGTCGCCGCGCTGAAACTCGCCGGCATTGAGGGCAACGAGCTGCGTGGCGCGGCCGACAAACTGCTCGACCAGAGCGGCGCGGACATGGTCGTCCTGGCGGGCGACAAGGGACTGGTCGTGAAGGCCACCAAGGAAGCCGTGACGCGCGGTGCCCACGCCGGGCAACTGATCGGCAAGCTCGCCGCGGCAGGCGGTGGCAAGGGTGGCGGCCGCCCCGACATGGCCCAGGCGGGCATCACGGACGCCGAGGCGGCGCTGGCGGCACTCGACACGGCGTTCTGACAGCAGAATTCAGAGGTATTGAGCACTCCCCTCAAGACCTCTTCATCGAGCGGAGCGAGCACCTGAGAAAGACAGCGGTTGGAAGTGGAGCCCTGGGGCGTGCCGTTGGCCCTTCAACGGAACTGGAAACCGCTGTAAACCCGTCCTTCTGAACCTGTGGTGGTGGGGGCGTCCTGAGCTGACCGGGACGCCCCCTGCCCTGTCTACTCCCGCTGAACGGCTCTGCGGACCGGGCCAGGGCGCGCTACCCTCCCCTCATGCCTCTTCTTGATGCGGTGCGCGCCCTGGCCCCCTACCTGTCGTCCTGGCTGGAGTACCAGCGGGATCTGGCGCGGGTGCCGGGCGTGCAGGTAGCGGTGCGGGTGGGTGGGGAGCTGGCGGCGTCGTTCGCGCTGGGCATGGCGAACGAGGCGACCGGCGAGGCGCTGACGCCGGGGCACCTGTTCCGCATCGCGTCTCATTCGAAGACGTTCACGGCGACGGCTGTCTTTCAGCTGGTGGAGGCCGGGATCGTGCGCCTGGACGACCCGGCGGGGCACTGGCTGCCGGAACTGGAAGGGTCGCCGGCGGCCGCCATGACGGTGCGGGAGTTGCTGGGGCACCAGTCGGGCATCAACCGGGACGGGGCGGACAGCGATTACTGGCAGCAGCTTCACGCCTTCCCGGACCGGGCGGCGCTGCTGGACCTGTGCCGCGCGCCGGAGGTGTTCATGCCGAACACGCACTTCAAGTACTCGAACATGGGGTACTCGCTGCTAGGACTGATCATCGAGGCGGCCAGCCGGGAGTCGTACGGGGACTTCGTCGCGGCGCACATCACGGGGCCGCTGGGGTTGCGGAACCTGGGGCCGGAACTCCCGGCGGCGCGCGAGGCGGAACTGGCGTCGGGGCACAGCGGGCGATTGGCGGGGAACGACGCGCGGCGGGTGCTGCCATCCAGTGATACGCGGGCGATGGCAGCCGCCACGGGCTTCTACGGCACGGCGGAGGACGTGACGGCGTACCTGTCGGCGCACGCGCCGGGCCGCCCGGAACTGCTGTTGGACCGGTCGAAACGGCTGATGCAGAGGAAGGAGTCGGAGGTCACGCGCCCGTCGCGGCGCTGGTACGGGCTGGGCTTCATCCTCGACGAGGTCGGCGGGCGGACGCTGGTGGGGCACTCGGGCGGGTTTCCGGGGCACATCACGCAGTCGTGGCTGGACCCGCACTCGGGCCTGTCGGTGTCGGTGCTGACGAACTGCCTGGGCGGCCCGGCGACCGAGTGGGCCATGAACCTCGTGCGGCTGATCGACCTGGCCGTGAAGACGCCCACGAAGGCAGAGGCGGACGCGCCGGACACCGACCTCGACAGCTTCACGGGCCGCTTTGCCACCGACTGGGGCGTGTTCGACGTGGTGAATCTGGGGGGCCGCCTCGTATCCCTGGTGCCGCAGGGCGACCCGGCCCTGAGCGTCACAGAACTGACCGTGGTGGACGCCGATACCCTGAAGCCCGCGCCGGAAGCGGGATTCGGCGCGGGGGGCGAGGCGTACCACTACCAGCGGGACGGGGTCGGTCAGGTCGAGTGGGTCCGGCAGGGCGGCGGGCGGGCGTGGCCGGTCGCGGCGTACCGGGCGCGGGTGGGCCTGCCGCCCCTCCCCTCCCTGGGCTGACCGCCGGGGGTCGCGTCAGGGTTGCCGATCCGGCCGGGCGTCCCCCACCAGCCGGATCAGGGCCACCTGCCCGGCCGCGAACCACACGCACAGCAGCGTCACGAGCACGCCCAGGGCCACGCCCAGCCCCGTCAGGCGGCGTTGCAGGGTCTGCACGCGCGCCTGCCACTCGGTCAGGCTGCGGCGCGCGTCGGTCAGGGTGGGCAGGGGCGGGCGGTCCCGCAGGTCCGTTTCCCACTGGCGGGCCAGTGTCACGCCGGCGTCCAGCGTGGCGGGCGGAATGAACACGTCCAGCAGCGGCGTGCTCTGAGCGGCCTCGGCCAGGGTGCGCAGGGTGCGGGCGGCGTCCTGCGTTTCCGGGCGGCCCAGCAGGTCCAGCGGGGCCAGGGTCGCCTGCGCGTCGGCCAGTTGCCGGTCCAGCGTTCCCAGCGACTGCGCCGCACCGTTCAGGGCTGCGCGGGCTGGGGCCAGCGCCAGGAACACACCCAGCCACGCCCCGACCGTCAGGACGGCCGCCAGCCACAGACCAGTAACGCCCAGTCGTCGCAGCGCGCGGCGTCGGCGGACCCGGCCGCCCGGCGCGGTCATGCCATGCCAGTGGGCTTCCAGCCGTCGAGGATC includes:
- a CDS encoding CHAP domain-containing protein; protein product: MFDTREPKTGKAPQSKTPAPAPAPRPLKTGTQTWQRTFRGTGNGITFQLRIIRKPNGHLTARYQATPGQGSGWHLEGQLRDDNTFTLKGTQNKAEFQGKISPDGKAVTSSFTNTTTKDTFTVSEMTLRMAAWVKPAQNQQSNSASSDISSEQANSSAIDWEQTLTPAMRKKLPALSEPKFLDQLDEMCKRIGIPSDLLLAVMTFESADHNHGTRGLDSKADNGLGYYGLIQFGPEAAKDFGLVSAKDFQKMSATEQLPYVEKFLKTHGVPQAVAKAKAENRNITLEEIYMSILGGNANKAYSSVWKTKASSPKGYKNNSGLDSNGDFAITPTEAADAVRLHWREVYGNNIDERSRHLERQWYTARHPDTNRDERRWRAAYHSEIFSDKLNNTFNNQQSGQQDQNSNTSGNQQNQIQNSQQSGIVKDTSAERKRTIRANKDWGAEIGSLDGVKAYYNDGVQSPEESASGNRNYSKDGYKYEYGLKWQCVEFVRRYYYDRLGVEFVPRSGNAEDYFDKNTPNGNVNTRRKLNQFKIGSTEKPKYQDLIIFGPNPFSSVGHVAIVSSASEDNFTIAQQNVGAKFTDTIGLEHNSVAGKKIYKISQSYSSLNVMGWLRK
- a CDS encoding amidohydrolase; protein product: MTHPLTVIHARTLTLDDARPEVQAVLVGGGRVLAAGSREELAALAPGAQVLDHRDLLLTPGLAEAHIHLVTYGFSLSEVPLHGARSVAEVQARVAQRVMNTPPGTWIRGGGFLLSELGLSGYPSAALLDEVSPHHPVMLYSRDLHLSWANSAALRLAGVTDDTPDPQGGRIVRPLGCLLESASDLVARAIPAPSDAQYLAAARAGADDLAARGYVSAHTMAFEPVEAPRALQTLAQQDELPLRVWACLPHDRLGHARALGLNRTPGGLFQWGGVKFFADGALGSRTAWLHAPGFADGSGTGMPLDPPELIADLGREAIELGLTPVTHAIGDRANTEVLNAYDRLRPHAEARGIRLRVEHAQHLRAEDVPRFRGLTASVQPIHLQADGPMIRELMPHLEHLSYAFRSLRDAGAVLAFGSDAPVAPPEYRANFAAAITRVDDSGVRVAPSEALTEHDVLHAHTRGPALAAGWNDEGIIRPGARAAFTLWDRLGGNAQALVL
- a CDS encoding response regulator gives rise to the protein MPRILVVDDDSAILKLVSVILSRAGHEVRTSTHPVEALDLLKVFTPDLVISDVVMPYMTGLEFLEKLRAHEQLSAIPFMLLSSHAERGDVRRGMNLGADDYLPKPFTPQDLTTAIDARLRRAGLTLQGESGMQAKGLGTAQVMWQGSAVSWVSRKALELFFYLLEHKEVTSWEAAEALWPEKDEARASSLFHTTLHRLRRSLSNEAVVSANRRYALASDLNPEYDVQRFELLAAQAEQGSLGLEELRELVTQYGHFLPGTDSPWADDVRSRLEQKQLSLLGVAARAATEAGRDRDAAQFHQRALALDPMSELDWQGLARALDTIGDPRARLAAQREAWWAVDLD
- the alaS gene encoding alanine--tRNA ligase, with the translated sequence MTGPLSTAQIREKYLQFFQSKGHLHLPSYSTVAPDPTTLFTVAGMQPFKEQFMGAPAVFDGVASKRVTTAQKCVRVGDIENVGRTRRHLSLFEMMGNFSFGDYFKRDAIHWAWEFLTGAEWMGMDGSKLYVTIYEDDDEAFMYWTQEIGIDPGHVHRFGADENFWPADAPKEGPNGPCGPCSEIFYDRGPKYGDDSWADYAVTRESARFLEIWNLVFPQFDRQEPLADGTPVLRDLPFKNIDTGMGLERVASVVQDVPDFYSNDVFLPIVTRVAELSGQPYEGEVSVSHRVVAEHIRSVSMVIADGSVPSNTGRGYVVRKILRRACRHAYLLGLREPSLFRLVPLVADAMGGAYPELRENLAKIEATVKAEEESFLRTLEGGIQRLGKLMSGMEKGATLSGNDAFILYDTYGFPVDLTKEIAEEYGISVDEAGYAESLENAQNLARAGSKYGKSELFGGNMEALDGLSPTVFVGYDDLQADGEVVALVGAGERLTHLSAGSEATVVLSRTPFYAEGGGEVGDTGRIEWDGGSAGKGWGIVRDTRKTPQGVFLHDVLVESGELKEGVSVRAVVSGERQAIQRHHTATHLLQSALRAVLGSGVQQKGSLVAADRLRFDFSHGAALSADEIAAVETLVSRWVSANFAVTWQEMPIADAKAAGATALFGEKYGETVRVVRVGGSVEYAGQTVSSMELCGGAHVTRTGDIGAFVILGDENVAAGVRRVEALAGEQATAWVRDRLNATARAAALLNTSPDGLEARVTGLQTQLKAAEKETVTVRRQLAEAQMGGGAGGAAQTRELGGFKVAALKLAGIEGNELRGAADKLLDQSGADMVVLAGDKGLVVKATKEAVTRGAHAGQLIGKLAAAGGGKGGGRPDMAQAGITDAEAALAALDTAF
- a CDS encoding YebC/PmpR family DNA-binding transcriptional regulator encodes the protein MAGHSKWSQIKRKKGANDKKRSAMYSKHIRAIQAAVRSGGTGDPSGNLSLKNAIAAAKSDTVPVDNIENAIKRAVGAGEGAAEFKEVTYEGYGPGGTALLIEALTDNVNRTVADIRAVFNKRGGSLGTSGSVAWQFEKKGVILLTDTSEQAQETAIEHGAEDIQESEEGLAISTGPNDLYAVQDALSAAGFSIENAQVDMIPSNTVAVAGDDARKLLVLIDVLEELDDVQNVYSNADLPDDEE
- a CDS encoding serine hydrolase domain-containing protein, whose translation is MPLLDAVRALAPYLSSWLEYQRDLARVPGVQVAVRVGGELAASFALGMANEATGEALTPGHLFRIASHSKTFTATAVFQLVEAGIVRLDDPAGHWLPELEGSPAAAMTVRELLGHQSGINRDGADSDYWQQLHAFPDRAALLDLCRAPEVFMPNTHFKYSNMGYSLLGLIIEAASRESYGDFVAAHITGPLGLRNLGPELPAAREAELASGHSGRLAGNDARRVLPSSDTRAMAAATGFYGTAEDVTAYLSAHAPGRPELLLDRSKRLMQRKESEVTRPSRRWYGLGFILDEVGGRTLVGHSGGFPGHITQSWLDPHSGLSVSVLTNCLGGPATEWAMNLVRLIDLAVKTPTKAEADAPDTDLDSFTGRFATDWGVFDVVNLGGRLVSLVPQGDPALSVTELTVVDADTLKPAPEAGFGAGGEAYHYQRDGVGQVEWVRQGGGRAWPVAAYRARVGLPPLPSLG